One window from the genome of Yamadazyma tenuis chromosome 7, complete sequence encodes:
- a CDS encoding 5-oxoprolinase (EggNog:ENOG503NU0K; COG:E), with product MVSGVKIAIDRGGTFTDVHASLPGKKDLVFKLLSVDPSNYPDAPTEGIRRVLEIASGTKIPKGKPLKLDAIESIKMGTTVATNALLEREGAKVALVTSRDFRDVLRIGNQTRPDIFNISARKLDQLYTKVIEVGERITLANYTEGGGAEKKVTLADNKDFDGALVEATTGDVIQIIEKPNMAEVEKQLLELKKEGYSSLAVCFLHSYLYPTHEQQVSALARKLGFQVSVSTELQPSIGVVSRCSSTVADAYLLPKIQEYLEGFGAGFEGGLNAMGNKLLFMQSNGGLCPWNKFTGLRAILSGPAGGVVGYGKTCYDTRPTSKRATLGFDMGGTSTDVSRFSGTFEHVFSNIVSEVHLSTPQLDISTVAAGGGSMLFWKNGMFTVGPQSAGAHPGPACYRKGGPLTVTDANLVTGRLLPEFFPSIFGPNEDQPLDVEASRKLFAELAEEINKSRDVPITAEEVACGFLRVADEAMTRPIRTITEGKGYSTGDHNLSVFGGAGGQHCCSVARNLNIKHVVIHKYSSLLSAYGIALADIVIEKQCPVSLTFTPENLQQFKSKLQQLQDEVEAEYKKQKTGENATSIEVFLNMKYAGTDTCLMISKPEDGWDFKQKFINQHQQEFGFTLERDVVVEDARLRMIVHSEDTHVANPFEEHENIEKLPSPAPENTSKVYFQGKGYKDAGVFLLNKMQLGATVAGPAVIIDDTQTILVEPDCVATLLSDWVFIEVLQTKSLELSATVVDPIQLSVFAHRFMSIAEQMGKTLQMTAISTNIKERLDFSCALFDANGKLLANAPHIPGHLGSMFSAVEKQNEIWKGKLKPGDVLWANHPSTGGTHLPDITVLTPVLDENNDVLFWTASRGHHADIGGISAGSMPADSKEIWQEGAAIESEKLYDQGVFQHEQVVDLLYTKPSQYPGCEGSRALEDNISDLKAHASANNRGIKLLKGLMEEFGYDVVKLYMEAIQKSAETAVRGLLQIAYDRFGGKPMKAVDYLDDGTAVAVTVTINREDGSAVLDFSESGEQFYSNFNCPTAVLYGSILYVLRCLINVDIPLNSGCMAPLDIIVREGSIFKPSFDAATVGSNVETAQRISDVLFKAFQACAGSQGTCNNFTFGSSDSKYGLFGYYETIAGGGGAGKNFTGQSGVQVHTTNTRMTDSESFEKKFPCILRRYEINTGTGGLGLHKGGDGVIREIEFTIPLQATCLMQRRVFAPYGMNGGHPGRRGYNFWLKKLDNGKYQKIALGGQNSVWVKPGDRVRIETPSGGGWGAVPGEEDGSRVEDANMVDYPSIDAPFSKPSILTGSVGLRVLAQNTN from the coding sequence ATGGTATCTGGAGTTAAAATCGCTATTGACCGTGGTGGAACTTTCACCGATGTCCACGCTTCGTTACCAGGTAAAAAAGACTTGGTGTTCAAGCTCTTATCTGTGGACCCTTCTAATTATCCGGATGCTCCTACCGAAGGGATCAGAAGAGTGTTGGAAATCGCTTCTGGCACCAAAATCCCAAAGGGAAAACCGCTCAAACTCGACGCCATTGAATCGATCAAGATGGGAACCACTGTGGCCACCAATGCCCTTCTTGAAAGAGAAGGAGCCAAAGTTGCCCTTGTCACTTCGAGAGATTTCCGCGATGTTTTGAGAATCGGGAACCAAACCAGGCCCGATATTTTCAATATCAGTGCGAGAAAATTGGACCAGTTGTATACAAAAGTCATTGAGGTGGGTGAGAGAATTACTCTTGCCAATTACACAGAAGGCGGTGGTGCTGAGAAAAAGGTCACTTTGGCCGACAACAAAGACTTCGACGGAGCCTTGGTCGAAGCCACTACTGGCGATGTTATTCAGATCATTGAGAAGCCAAACATGGCTGAGGTGGAAAAGCAGTTACTCGAATTGAAAAAGGAAGGCTACAGCAGTTTGGCCGTCTGTTTCCTCCACTCCTACTTGTACCCTACTCATGAGCAACAAGTTTCTGCTCTTGCACGTAAATTGGGCTTCCAAGTGTCAGTTTCCACAGAATTGCAGCCATCTATTGGTGTTGTCAGCAGATGTAGTTCTACTGTCGCTGATGCTTATCTTTTACCCAAGATCCAAGAATACCTAGAAGGGTTCGGAGCTGGGTTCGAAGGAGGATTGAACGCCATGGGCAACAAGTTGCTCTTCATGCAATCCAATGGGGGACTTTGTCCATGGAATAAATTCACCGGTTTGAGAGCCATTCTTTCGGGTCCAGCAGGTGGGGTTGTTGGTTATGGAAAGACCTGTTACGACACCAGACCAACCTCCAAGAGAGCTACTTTGGGTTTTGACATGGGTGGAACGTCTACAGATGTGTCGAGGTTCTCCGGTACTTTCGAGCACGTCTTCTCCAACATCGTCAGTGAAGTCCACTTGAGTACTCCACAACTTGACATTTCTACTGTTGCGGCTGGAGGTGGATCCATGTTGTTCTGGAAGAATGGGATGTTCACCGTTGGTCCACAATCGGCTGGAGCTCACCCCGGTCCAGCTTGTTACAGAAAAGGTGGTCCGTTGACTGTCACCGATGCCAATCTTGTCACCGGAAGACTTCTCCCCGAGTTCTTCCCTCTGATCTTTGGTCCTAACGAAGACCAACCACTTGATGTGGAAGCCTCCAGAAAGTTGTTTGCAGAGTTGGCggaagaaatcaacaaactgAGAGATGTACCTATTACTGCTGAAGAGGTGGCCTGCGGGTTCCTTAGAGTTGCTGATGAAGCCATGACCAGACCTATCAGAACTATTACTGAAGGTAAAGGTTACAGCACTGGAGACCACAACTTGTCTGTTTTCGGGGGTGCAGGTGGTCAACATTGTTGTTCTGTTGCTCgtaacttgaacatcaagCACGTTGTTATCCACAAGTACTCGTCATTGTTGTCTGCTTATGGTATTGCTTTAGCAGATATTGTCATCGAAAAACAATGTCCAGTCTCCCTCACTTTCACGCCCGaaaatttgcagcaattcaaatccaagttgCAACAATTGCAAGATGAGGTGGAAGCCGAGTAtaaaaaacaaaaaaccGGCGAGAACGCAACCTCTATCGAAGTATTTCTCAACATGAAGTATGCTGGTACCGACACCTGTCTTATGATCAGTAAGCCTGAAGATGGGTGGGACTTTAAGCAAAAGTTCATCaaccagcaccaacaaGAGTTCGGATTCACCTTGGAAAGagatgtggtggtggaagatgCTCGTCTTAGAATGATTGTCCACAGTGAAGATACCCATGTGGCCAATCCCTTTGAGGAACACGAGAATATCGAAAAGCTTCCATCTCCAGCACCCGAAAACACCTCTAAGGTCTACTTCCAGGGTAAAGGTTATAAGGATGCTGGTGTGTTcttattgaacaaaatgcAGTTGGGGGCCACTGTTGCCGGTCCTGCTGTCATAATTGATGACACCCAAACCATTCTTGTCGAACCAGACTGTGTGGCCACTTTACTTTCTGACTGGGTGTTCATTGAAGTATTGCAGACCAAGTCGCTTGAGTTGTCTGCCACCGTGGTTGATCCTATCCAACTTTCGGTGTTTGCCCACAGATTCATGTCTATTGCCGAACAGATGGGGAAAACCCTTCAAATGACTgccatttccaccaacatTAAGGAAAGACTCGACTTCTCGTGTGCCTTGTTTGATGCCAATGGAAAGCTTCTTGCCAACGCTCCTCACATTCCTGGTCATCTTGGTTCCATGTTCTCTGctgttgaaaaacaaaatgAGATCTGGAAGGGTAAGCTCAAGCCTGGTGATGTGTTATGGGCCAATCACCCTTCGACTGGTGGTACCCATTTGCCAGACATCACTGTTTTAACACCAGTTTTGGATGAAAATAACGATGTCTTGTTCTGGACTGCTTCACGTGGTCATCATGCGGATATCGGTGGTATTTCTGCTGGTTCCATGCCTGCTGACTCGAAAGAAATTTGGCAAGAAGGTGCTGCCATTGAGTCTGAAAAGCTTTATGACCAAGGGGTGTTCCAGCAcgaacaagttgttgatttgttGTATACCAAGCCAAGTCAATACCCTGGCTGCGAAGGTTCCAGAGCTTTGGAAGACAATATAAGTGACTTGAAAGCCCATGCCTCCGCCAACAACAGAGGTATCAAGTTATTAAAGGGATTAATGGAAGAATTTGGCTATGATGTAGTCAAGCTTTACATGGAAGCCATTCAAAAATCGGCTGAAACTGCCGTCAGAGGATTGTTGCAAATTGCTTACGACAGATTTGGAGGAAAGCCAATGAAGGCCGTGGACTATTTGGACGATGGTACTGCGGTGGCCGTTACCGTTACAATCAATAGAGAAGACGGTAGTGCGGTGTTGGACTTCAGTGAAAGTGGTGAACAATTCTACAGTAACTTCAACTGTCCTACTGCTGTGTTGTACGGAAGTATTCTTTATGTGTTGAGATGCTTGATCAATGTCGATATTCCTTTGAACAGTGGGTGTATGGCTCCTTTGGACATCATTGTCAGAGAAGGTTCGATTTTCAAGCCTTCTTTCGATGCGGCTACCGTTGGCTCCAATGTCGAAACTGCCCAAAGAATCTCCGATGTGTTGTTCAAGGCTTTCCAAGCCTGTGCTGGTTCCCAAGGTACTTGCAACAACTTTACATTTGGATCTTCTGATTCTAAGTACGGGTTGTTTGGATACTACGAAACCATTgctggtggaggtggtgctggtaagAACTTCACGGGTCAATCTGGTGTGCAAGTccacaccaccaacactCGTATGACGGACAGTGAGTCttttgagaagaagttTCCTTGTATTTTGAGAAGATACGAGATCAACACTGGTACTGGAGGTCTCGGTTTACACAAGGGAGGAGACGGTGTAATCAGAGAGATCGAATTCACCATTCCATTGCAAGCCACTTGCCTTATGCAAAGAAGAGTGTTTGCACCTTACGGTATGAACGGAGGTCATCCTGGTAGAAGAGGGTACAAtttttggttgaagaagttggacaaTGGTAAGTACCAGAAAATTGCATTGGGAGGTCAAAACAGTGTGTGGGTCAAGCCTGGTGATAGAGTTCGGATTGAAACTCCATCTGGTGGAGGATGGGGTGCTGTTcctggagaagaagatggttctcgtgttgaagatgccaACATGGTGGACTATCCTTCTATCGATGCTCCATTCAGCAAGCCTTCCATTTTGACTGGTAGTGTGGGTTTGAGAGTTCTTGCCCAAAACACAAACTAG
- the STB5 gene encoding Rac GTPase-activating protein BCR/ABR (EggNog:ENOG503NZW7; COG:K) translates to MDSNLVSRFKIQKPSSYNKDSSKNRYSCTKCRQLKKKCTKEISGCYNCSRYSRQCTYLDRKASIPKPVPTEPSALLDETAAYHEKPFLVPSPSSSPSASESHLLLQSLGFSQWVLNKTDTVVCPPITKELASKFVEAYFKHNHRSYPFICQSAFIQEFSKLESLEDSVTNYFGFEIFMIMAIGCTTLSRVGLLRQEDIYSKFFSSQCVKFLSQGITFTSVETIKMLLLLCIYSFFEPQGLQTWNLFGQVARATISSGLNKGVKGGGLDNEMKNRLFWSIHNMDRLLSISLGRPLTIDEYDIDVPVPAKLDDEENFTYKTIVAIINLRQIEGLIIKKLYSIRARDIYQQKEITQINDQLDQWLKLRPNRPENLKFFSFHGSDVWYLARYYHNLMLLYRPSYLVPRPTITELNSLGDYCLQSLSYTHKLFEAKLLPLNWITLYRFLTVCSSVLYCLCNWSIDLNESKAEIYFLVEILDAFSANWVFASKCSKVVKNIVDNILEVSLTASGDEFSNVKLLSSELLGASSAYHEILSDNSIDISFPSYLYDELIP, encoded by the coding sequence ATGGACTCTAATTTGGTATCACGTTTTAAGATCCAGAAACCCTCTTCTTACAATAAGGACTCATCCAAGAACAGATACTCATGCACAAAATGCCggcagttgaagaaaaaatgTACCAAGGAGATTTCGGGGTGCTACAACTGCCTGCGGTACTCAAGACAGTGCACCTACCTTGACAGAAAAGCCTCAATTCCCAAACCGGTACCAACTGAACCGTCTGCTCTCCTTGATGAAACTGCTGCATACCACGAGAAGCCCTTTCTCGTACCGTCGCCTTCATCGCTGCCTAGTGCCTCCGAACTGCACCTTTTGCTCCAGTCTCTAGGGTTTTCTCAGTGGGTGCTCAACAAAACTGACACAGTCGTATGTCCgcccatcaccaaagaactAGCGCTGAAATTCGTGGAGGCGTACTTCAAGCATAACCACAGGTCGTATCCTTTCATCTGCCAATCAGCTTTCATCCAGGAGTTCAGCAAGTTGGAATCTTTGGAAGATTCTGTCACCAACTACTTCGGGTTTGAGATCTTCATGATCATGGCCATAGGATGCACCACGCTCTCGAGAGTCGGACTACTCCGACAGGAAGATATCTACAGCAAGTTTTTTTCTAGCCAGTGTGTGAAGTTTTTGTCACAAGGTATCACTTTCACATCGGTTGAGACCATCAAAATGCTTCTACTTCTTTGTATATATTCGTTTTTTGAACCCCAAGGACTTCAGACCTGGAATTTGTTCGGACAAGTCGCTCGGGCGACCATCTCGTCTGGCCTCAATAAGGGCGTCAAGGGTGGTGGCTTGGATAATGAAATGAAAAACCGGTTGTTTTGGAGTATCCACAATATGGACAGGCTTTTGTCCATAAGTCTCGGAAGACCACTTACTATCGATGAATATGACATCGATGTGCCAGTTCCCGCCAAATTAGACGACGAGGAGAACTTCACCTACAAAACCATCGTGGCCATTATCAATCTCCGGCAGATTGAAGGGTTAATTATCAAGAAACTATACTCCATACGAGCGAGGGACATTTACCAACAAAAGGAGATCACCCAGATCAACGACCAGCTTGACCAGTGGCTTAAGCTACGGCCCAACAGGcctgaaaacttgaagtttttctCGTTCCACGGATCCGATGTCTGGTACTTGGCTCGATATTACCACAATCTTATGCTCTTATACCGGCCCAGCTATTTGGTACCGAGGCCAACCATCACTGAGTTAAACCTGTTGGGGGATTACTGTCTCCAGAGTCTTTCTTACACACATAAGCTTTTCGAGGCGAAACTTCTCCCGTTAAACTGGATCACTTTGTACAGGTTCTTGACGGTGTGCTCCAGTGTGCTCTATTGTCTTTGCAATTGGAGCATTGACCTCAACGAGTCGAAGGCTGAAATCTattttttggtggagattCTTGATGCCTTCAGTGCCAACTGGGTGTTTGCGTCCAAATGCTCGAAGGTGGTTAAAAATATTGTTGACAACATATTGGAGGTGTCATTGACTGCTAGTGGAGATGAGTTTTCGAATGTGAAGTTGCTTTCGAGTGAGTTATTGGGAGCCAGCAGCGCCTACCACGAGATCTT
- a CDS encoding uncharacterized protein (MEROPS:MER0013479; EggNog:ENOG503NZCP; COG:O): MVSEQEARQIYRDSIHVDGLNICNFGEDIFRAWHQGGITAVSCTCGLWENFHDTIANVIQWKKWFDEFPDLIMQVHTVEDIKAAKKAGKTGVLLSWQNTSGIEDQLGYLRIFRDLGVRKMQLTYNTQNYSGAGYTELKDSGLTGFGREVVDEMARLGIVCDLSHVGEQTTRDVIEYASKPPCFSHILPAALKESGRNKSDELIKLIGKKGGFVGISQFGPHMPKGNESTIDDYVDVVDYVISLIGEDLVGIGSDASEGHGRPSPFMEWCNRDKGYARKMAPWGSQKVVKPLGPLADREELAVAMAKKGWSSTKMEKVLGLNWMAYLETIFDSEA, encoded by the coding sequence ATGGTATCGGAACAGGAAGCAAGACAAATATACAGAGACTCCATTCACGTTGATGGGCTCAACATCTGCAACTTTGGGGAGGATATCTTTAGGGCCTGGCACCAGGGCGGCATCACCGCCGTTTCTTGTACCTGCGGATTATGGGAAAATTTCCATGATACCATTGCAAATGTGATCCAGTGGAAGAAATGGTTCGACGAGTTCCCAGACTTGATCATGCAGGTGCACACGGTAGAAGACATCAAAGCTGCCAAAAAAGCTGGCAAAACCGGGGTATTGTTATCATGGCAAAACACTTCAGGTATTGAAGACCAACTTGGATACCTTAGAATCTTCAGAGACTTGGGGGTCCGCAAAATGCAACTTACCTACAACACCCAGAACTACTCGGGAGCCGGATAcaccgagttgaaggacTCAGGACTCACTGGTTTCGGTAGAGAAGTGGTCGATGAGATGGCACGGTTGGGTATAGTGTGTGATTTATCGCATGTTGGAGAGCAGACCACGAGAGACGTAATTGAGTACGCATCCAAGCCACCATGCTTCTCGCACATCTTGCCTGCTGCCTTGAAAGAAAGTGGTAGAAACAAGAGtgatgagttgatcaagttgattggGAAAAAGGGAGGATTCGTGGGAATCAGCCAGTTTGGGCCCCATATGCCCAAGGGTAACGAGTCCACCATCGACGACTATGTGGATGTGGTGGACTACGTGATCTCGTTGATCGGAGAAGATTTGGTGGGAATTGGATCGGATGCTTCTGAGGGCCACGGTAGACCTTCGCCTTTCATGGAATGGTGCAACAGAGACAAGGGATACGCCAGGAAAATGGCTCCCTGGGGCTCGCAGAAGGTCGTTAAACCACTTGGTCCTTTGGCTGATCGGGAAGAGTTGGCGGTGGCCATGGCCAAAAAAGGGTGGTCCCTGACCAAGATGGAGAAGGTGTTGGGATTGAACTGGATGGCATATTTGGAGACTATTTTTGATTCAGAGGCCTAG
- the FMO1_2 gene encoding monooxygenase (EggNog:ENOG503NWM1; COG:Q) gives MVVEQSIKKIAIIGGGPSGMASVKTLNTEKCDFDIDLYDSRANLGGIWNYFPTKSQYNDDHELVANDEYNHSPLYANLETNILYKSMEFTNFHFPEESVDFPFRTEVLDYLTKYSKTLGPYNKYLNTRVTGVEKNGDSWELVSKNVVSGEVTTRLYDAVVVANGHFEVPRIPEVDGLDEWKKRDPKSITHAKFFDTPSRYKDKTVLVVGGIASGSDIAIQSSATAKKVYVSCDETTILSNINNPFIEIIPRIESYDVNTRSVSFGGEKVSDIDEVIFCTGYLYDVPFLKLDICKKRYIQDLYRQMFYVQDPSLTFVGLGKDVSPFPFAEAQSSIIARYYSGRLKLPTSDEMKSVADEELKTKGDRLHGLKFPKEGEYINGLFQLLEDRDLLDGFVFEKYEGERVERKKKVPEVKLKRVINNNQRILDERGVFGI, from the coding sequence ATGGTGGTAGAACAGTCCATAAAGAAGATCGCCATCATCGGAGGCGGACCCAGTGGAATGGCCCTGGTGAAGACGTTGAACACAGAAAAATGTGACTTTGACATCGACTTGTACGACTCGCGAGCCAACCTAGGTGGCATTTGGAACTATTTCCCTACCAAGTCCCAATATAACGACGACCATGAGCTTGTGGCCAACGACGAGTACAACCACTCTCCTTTGTATgcaaacttggaaaccaatATTCTTTACAAGTCAATGGAGTTTACCAACTTCCATTTCCCTGAAGAAAGTGTTGACTTTCCGTTCAGAACAGAGGTGTTGGACTACTTAACGAAATACTCAAAGACGCTTGGTCCCTACAATAAATACTTGAATACCAGAGTCACGGGCGTGGAGAAGAATGGTGATTCTTGGGAACTTGTCAGCAAAAACGTGGTTTCTGGGGAAGTGACTACAAGACTCTACGATGCGGTAGTGGTTGCCAATGGCCATTTTGAGGTCCCACGGATCCCTGAGGTTGACGGGCTCGATGAGTGGAAGAAAAGGGATCCTAAGTCAATCACACATGCTAAATTCTTTGATACACCCTCAAGATACAAAGATAAGACGgtcttggtggtgggtgGAATTGCCAGTGGTAGCGATATAGCTATACAATCCAGTGCTACAGCTAAAAAAGTGTATGTTTCCTGTGATGAAACCACCATATTatccaacatcaacaacccaTTTATTGAAATCATTCCCCGTATCGAGAGTTACGATGTGAATACTAGGTCTGTGTCTTTTGGCGGTGAGAAGGTCTCTGACATCGACGAAGTCATTTTTTGCACAGGATACTTGTATGACGTTccattcttgaaattggaTATCTGCAAGAAAAGATACATCCAAGACTTGTATCGCCAGATGTTTTATGTCCAAGATCCTTCCTTAACATTTGTGGGGTTGGGAAAAGATGTGAGTCCATTCCCCTTTGCAGAAGCACAGTCTAGTATCATTGCAAGATATTACAGTGGGAGGTTGAAGCTTCCAACTAGCGATGAAATGAAACTGGTGGCTGAcgaggagttgaagacTAAAGGTGATAGACTCCATGGTTTAAAGTTTCCCAAGGAAGGAGAGTATATCAATGGGTTGTTTCAGTTACTTGAAGACAGGGATCTTCTTGACgggtttgtgtttgagaAATACGAGGGGGAAAGGGTGGAacggaagaagaaagttCCGGAGGTGAAGCTCAAGAGAGTTATTAACAATAACCAGAGGATACTTGATGAGAGGGGAGTATTTGGTATTTAA
- a CDS encoding uncharacterized protein (COG:S; EggNog:ENOG503NVPV): MSVVDTKDLEKQTDEPEAGEEKQGSSDDASSSDYMVISDDDPKYTRFSPRRKSLFVFIISLAVFLAPSSTVAFLPAISNIAEEFGTTQTIINISNACYCVMMAISPCVTSPLGDIYGRRIMFLICCFGFTVSTILVAVSQNLAMFIVFRLCSAFFGVAFFPLGGSIVSDIYIPKERGNAMGWTLSGSQLGPAFAPCIGGVIITYTTWRVIFWVLAGVGGVALGTAFVFLKETATVKKCEVYKKEHPGKNQIGRFVWVPYNPFQVVRAFKYPNLILGGYMSMTLLYNMYGLLTPIRNVIDPRFNLTTPVYGSLFYLAPGMGYLIGSLVGGKWADYYVRKFEKMRGERIPEDRLRSTYVSFGFVLPVSVLIFGWSIDKEVGGMALPIITLFFNGVAQTFCFPSINAYCVDCLPHLGGDAIASNYFARYIAGAVGSATCLMQINTIGVGWTNTISSFLLFSGFCCTLVLIRFGGKMRENVTKNMKS; this comes from the coding sequence ATGAGTGTGGTAGATACCAAAGACCTAGAGAAACAAACGGACGAGCCTGAAGCGGGGGAAGAGAAGCAAGGGTCCTCGGACGATGCCAGCTCCAGTGACTATATGGTGATCTCTGACGACGATCCCAAATATACGCGGTTTTCCCCCCGAAGAAAGTCTCTTTTTGTGTTTATCATCTCATTAGCAGTGTTTCTTGCACCGCTGTCGACGGTAGCATTCTTGCCGGCCATTCTGAACATTGCCGAGGAGTTCGGCACCACGCAAACCATTATCAATATCTCAAATGCCTGTTATTGTGTGATGATGGCCATTTCGCCCTGTGTCACCAGTCCTTTGGGAGACATTTATGGCCGTAGAATCATGTTTTTGATTTGCTGTTTCGGGTTCACGGTGCTGACAATTCTCGTGGCGGTTTCCCAGAACTTGGCCATGTTCATTGTGTTCAGACTCTGTTCGGCCTTCTTTGGAGTGGCTTTTTTCCCGTTGGGTGGAAGTATTGTATCTGACATCTACATACCCAAGGAAAGAGGAAATGCCATGGGATGGACGTTGTCCGGGTCGCAGCTTGGTCCGGCATTTGCTCCATGTATTGGTGGGGTCATCATCACCTATACGACGTGGAGGGTGATTTTCTGGGTTCTTGCcggagttggtggagttgcCTTGGGCACTGCGTTTGTGTTTTTAAAGGAAACTGCCACCGTGAAGAAGTGTGAGGTGTACAAAAAGGAGCATCCGGGGAAGAACCAGATAGGCCGCTTTGTATGGGTTCCTTACAACCCGTTCCAGGTGGTGCGTGCTTTCAAATATCCTAACTTGATTCTTGGAGGCTACATGAGCATGACGCTTCTTTACAATATGTACGGATTACTTACTCCTATTCGTAACGTCATTGACCCTCGGTTCAACCTCACGACACCCGTGTACGGCTCATTGTTCTATTTGGCTCCGGGGATGGGATATCTTATCGGGTCGCTTGTGGGAGGTAAATGGGCTGACTACTACGTTCGTAAGTTCGAGAAGATGAGAGGTGAAAGGATTCCAGAAGATAGGCTCCGGTCCACCTATGTGTCATTTGGGTTTGTGTTGCCTGTCAGTGTGCTTATCTTCGGATGGCTGATTGACAAAGAGGTGGGAGGAATGGCTCTTCCAATTATCACgcttttcttcaatggagtGGCCCAGACCTTTTGTTTCCCTAGTATCAATGCGTACTGTGTGGACTGTTTGCCTCATCTAGGTGGAGATGCCATTGCCAGCAACTACTTTGCTCGGTACATTGCCGGGGCCGTGGGTAGTGCCACTTGTCTTATGCAAATTAACACCATTGGAGTGGGATGGACCAACACCATTTCGTCGTTTTTATTGTTTTCAGGATTCTGTTGcactttggtgttgattcGGTTTGGGGGGAAGATGAGGGAGAATGTTACAAAGAATATGAAAAGTTAG
- a CDS encoding uncharacterized protein (EggNog:ENOG503NUGM; COG:G), with the protein MSDKAVSIATAEQVSPISSAEPKASTLDKIKRVVWDSLDKSPEERKYVFKIDCWIMTYVCVSYFVKYLDSTNVSNAYVSGMKEDLSFGGKQYNWVSTWYTIGYIIGQVPSQYAINKIRPSIWLPTMEILYGAFVMATAGATTVHQVYCFRFFVGLFESTAYVGIMTLLSNFYLPSEMGKRTCIFQTSSSAAQMFSGYLQSALYSGMNGRGGLAAWRWLFIFDGVITFPVAFVGYFAIPDEPFSSKAKWFNEKDRRIGTERMRKGKINTKPKIKVSDLVALISDWPFWIFSLAFTGHVLGIKLYSYMNLWLKSTGDYSVQQLNNLPTAGYGAQIFFTLCWAWLSDGIGKRWPVVTLATVPAIIGTIILWVWPEHNRAALFAGWYLLFIETGAGALFISWIAETMSTNVEQRYLLIGLVETVSFTFSAWVPLYLYPADEAPRYKYAYPLTFMFFLIEALCALSIALIQHLEKKGVLKNKHEYEVYVEDDEQESHQITAEKESV; encoded by the coding sequence ATGAGTGATAAAGCCGTTAGTATTGCTACAGCCGAACAGGTGTCGCCCATATCGTCGGCAGAACCAAAAGCGTCTACTTTGGACAAGATCAAAAGAGTAGTATGGGACTCTTTAGATAAGtcaccagaagaaagaaaataCGTTTTCAAAATCGACTGCTGGATTATGACATATGTTTGTGTGTCATACTTtgtcaagtacttggactCCACCAACGTGTCCAACGCCTATGTGTCAGGAATGAAAGAAGATTTAAGTTTTGGAGGAAAACAGTATAACTGGGTGTCAACCTGGTACACAATCGGATATATTATTGGCCAGGTGCCTTCTCAATACGCGATCAACAAGATTCGGCCTTCCATTTGGTTGCCAACCATGGAGATTCTTTACGGGGCGTTTGTGATGGCCACTGCCGGTGCTACCACGGTGCATCAAGTATACTGCTTCCGTTTTTTTGTGGGTTTGTTTGAAAGTACCGCGTACGTGGGGATTATGACACTTCTCTCAAACTTCTATCTTCCTTCAGAGATGGGAAAGAGAACATGTATCTTCCAAACCTCTTCGAGTGCTGCTCAGATGTTCCTGGGATATTTACAATCGGCTTTGTACAGCGGAATGAACGGAAGAGGTGGCCTTGCAGCCTGGAGATGGTTGTTCATTTTCGACGGTGTTATTACGTTCCCCGTTGCATTTGTGGGATATTTCGCCATTCCTGATGAACCTTTTAGTTCAAAGGCCAAGTGGTTTAATGAAAAAGATAGACGGATTGGTACTGAGAGAATGAGGAAAGGAAAGATTAACACCAAACCCAAGATCAAAGTGTCCGATCTTGTTGCATTGATCAGTGACTGGCCATTCTGGATCTTTAGTTTGGCTTTCACTGGCCATGTGTTGGGAATCAAGTTATACTCTTATATGAATTTGTGGCTTAAATCAACTGGTGACTACTCGGTGCAACAGCTCAATAATCTTCCTACCGCTGGGTACGGAGCCCAGATATTCTTCACCTTGTGCTGGGCATGGTTGTCTGATGGTATTGGCAAGCGTTGGCCGGTGGTGACGTTGGCCACGGTGCCTGCCATTATCGGAACAATAATTTTATGGGTGTGGCCTGAGCATAATCGTGCTGCATTGTTTGCTGGTTGGTATCTCTTGTTCATTGAAACAGGGGCTGGAGCTTTGTTCATTTCCTGGATCGCTGAGACGATGAGTACAAATGTTGAACAGAgatacttgttgattggATTGGTAGAGACGGTTTCGTTCACGTTTAGTGCGTGGGTCCCCCTTTATTTGTACCCAGCAGACGAGGCTCCAAGGTACAAATACGCTTATCCATTAACTTTTATGTTCTTTCTTATTGAAGCTTTGTGTGCTCTCTCAATTGCGTTGATCCAACACTTAGAGAAGAAGGGAGTTCTCAAGAATAAGCATGAATATGAGGTATATGTGGAAGATGACGAGCAGGAGAGCCATCAAATTACTGCAGAGAAGGAAAGTGTTTAG